GCGTCCTTCTTCCAGTTCGCCAAAGATACCTTCCTGACAGTAAGGGTCCAGCATTTGAGCTGCGTTTTTTAATCCCAAGGATTCAAAGCGGCGAACGGCTTCAGGTTGATTGAGCGTGATGATGACACCACCCAAATCGAAAATTATAGTGTCTGTTTTTTCCATAAGTCAAGTTTGTTCTTTCTGGCTTCTTCCAGCGATAGAAGCTGCTGTTGCTCCTCGGCATATTCTTGTCGCATGTGGGCGTAGGTGGCATCCAGTTCTTTGGCCATTTGCTCCTTCTCATTCATCAGCCTTGCAGCAGTATAGGCGTTAAGGGAGGCGTCCTTCATCCATACCACAGGCCCTTCATAGACAGGGGCTATCTTTAGCGCCACGTGTAGTTCGCTTGTGGTAGCACCGCCTATCATGATAGGAATCTGAAGGCCGGCCTTACGGAGTTCTTTTGCCACATTAACCATTTCTTCCAGGCTGGGCGTGATAAGACCAGACAGTCCGATTATATCAACCTTTTCTTCAATGGCCTTTTTTACAATCTGTTCGGCCGGAACCATTACACCAAGGTCAACCACGTCATAATTGTTGCAGGCCATTACTACTGCAACGATATTTTTGCCTATGTCGTGCACATCACCCTTAACAGTGGCCAGTAGCACTTTTCCTGCTTTTGTAGCGCCCTCCTGTTTCTGTGCCTCAATATATGGTTGTAGAATAGCCACCGCCTGTTTCATGGTTCGGGCAGTCTTCACCACCTGTGGTAGAAACATTTGTCCCGCACCAAACCGTTTGCCCACTTCGTTCATGCCGTCCATCAGCGGTCCTTCGATGATGTCCACAGCCCTTCCATATTTTGTTATAGCTTCTTCCAAATCAGTTTGAAGGGTGTCGCCTATACCTTTGATAAGTGCCTGCTGCAGTCGCTCTTCCACTGGGATGGAAAGTCTGTTTTGTAGGTCATCGTTGGCATTCTCAGTTGGATTGGCTGTTGCCGATTCCTTTTCCTTGTTTTGTTCTTCCAGAATGGCAACGCTCAGTTCTGTAAGCCGTTCGGCTGCGTCAGTTCTACGGTATAGAATGGCGTCTTCTATGATTTCAAGTTGATGCTGTGGAATGTCTGCATACTGGACCTTTGTGGCAGGATTGACAATACCGAAGTCCATGCCAGCTTGAATTGCATGATAGAGAAATACGGCATGCATGGCCTCACGGATATAGTTGTTACCGCGGAACGAGAACGATAGATTGCTTACACCACCGCTTACGTGTGCACCTTTCAGGTTTTGTCTGATCCAGTTTGTTGCACGTATAAATTCCAATGCGTAGGCATCGTGTTCCTCCATACCTGTTGCAATGGCCAGTATGTTGGGGTCGAAAATGATGTTTTGCGGTTGCATGCCCACCTCCTGAGTCAGTATGCGGTAGGCTCGTGAGGCTATCTCTATACGGCGTTCGTAGGTAGTGGCCTGTCCCTGTTCGTCGAAACACATCACTACAACGGCGGCACCGTATCGCATCACGTCGCGGGCATGACTTTTGAACACTTCTTCACCTTCTTTCAGCGAGATACTGTTCACAATACATTTTCCCTGTACGCATTTCAGTCCGGCAGTAATCACGTTCCAGTCGCTGGAGTCAATCATTACAGGTACGCGGGCTATGTCGGGTTCCGAGGCGATGAGGTTCAGGAAAGTAACCATTTCCTCTTTAGCTTCCAGCAGTCCGTCGTCCATATTGATGTCGATGACCAGTGCTCCGTCACTCACTTGCTTTCGGGCAATGCTCACAGCCTCATCATAGTTTTTCTCTTTGATGAGGCGTAGAAACTTGCGCGATCCAGCCACGTTGCAGCGCTCACCCACATTGACAAAGGGAATGGATGGCGTCAGTTCCAAAAGGTCAAGACCGCTTAGCCACAAATTCTCGGGACGGGCAACAGGCACGTGGCGTTTCTTGGCATCCTTTGCCAGAGGTACGTATTGCGCTATGAAATCGGGCGTTGTACCGCAGCATCCGCCAACGATGTTTACCAACTCTTCGTCTATGAATTCACCAATCTGGGGTGCCATCGTTTCGGGCGTCTCATCATAGAGTCCCATAGAATTGGGCAGTCCGGCGTTGGGATAAGCACTTATATAGTATGGTGCGCGACGGGCCAGTTCCTTGAGGAATGGTTTCATCTGTCGTGCTCCAAACGAACAGTTCAGTCCGATAGAGAAAATAGGGTAGGAGTCTATCGATGCAAGGAACGCGTCGAGTGTTTGTCCGCTGAGGGTGCGCCCAGCCAGGTCGCTCACGGTGACGCTGAGCATGATGGGCAGTTCTTTTCCCTTTCGCTTCATTGAGCTAAGTGCAGCGTCAATGGCCACTTTCGCATTCAGCGAGTCAAAAATGGTCTCTATGAGAATAGCGTCAACACCGCCTTCTATAAGCCCGTTTATCTGTTCGGTATAGGCTTCAAACAACTGGTCGTAGGTCAGTTCTCGGGCAGCAGGGTTGCTTACGTCGGGCGACATCGAACAAGTCTTGTTCGTCGGACCAACCGATCCTGCTACGAATCTGGGCTTCTCTTCTGTTGAGAATCGTAGAGCCGCCTCATGGGCCAGTCGGGCTCCTTCAAGGTTTATCTTGTAAGCATATTCCTCCAGCAGGTAGTCACTCTGTGATATGCGTTGTGCATTAAAGGTGTTGGTAGTAATGATGTCTGCACCAGCCTTGAGGTATCGTTCATGAATATCGGTGATAATGTCAGGGCGTGAAAGGCAGAGCATGTCATTGTTGCCCTTCATCATGACGGGTGCATTACTGCCATTACGATATTTTAGGGGAATCGAGCCTTGAAAGTCGGCTTCAGTAAGTCCGTATTGCTGAATCACGGTACCCATAGCACCATCGAGAATCAGAATACGCTCTTTGATTATTTCTTTTAGTGTTGGCATCATATTAATGGGTATATGGCTGAATAGCGTCACTTATAAATTTTCATTGCGCGATCCATTTCGCGACGGTCTTCTTTCTCCTTCAGGGTCTGTCGCTTGTCGTAGGCTTTCTTACCTTTACAAAGTGCGAGGTCCATCTTGGCGCGTCCGTTCTCGTCAATGAATACCAGTGTGGGCACTATTGTATATCCTGTTTGTTTGGTTGCGCTGGCCAGTCGGTTTATTTCCCTGCGTGTGAGAAGCAGTTTGCGGTCGCGCTTCATCTCGTGGTTGTTGTACGAGCCATAAAAATAAGGGCTGATACTCATTCCTTTCACCCACAGTTCATTGTTGATGATGGTGCAATACGTGTCAACCAGGCTGGCTTTGCCGGCGCGAATAGATTTTATCTCTGTGCCTGTGAGAACGATGCCCGCTGTAAACTCTTCTATGAAGAAATATTCAAACGAGGCCTTTTTGTTCTTTATCTGTACGGGGCTCTTTTTGCGGAGCTGTTCCTGTTCCTTATTCATTTATCCTTTTAGTCCTTTATTTATTGGACTTGTGCAAAATTTGAAATGTGTTCGTCTATGTATCGTGCTATCTGTTCGGTCCAGTCCTCTTCACATTCCACGAACTTGTCGTCGAAATCGTCGAATTCCGGATATTTCTCAAACATGGCCATAAACTCTTCGTCTGTGCAGTCCTTCTCAATCTCTGAACCGTATTTGTTGTACAGCGTATGGGCGTCATACAGCATTTTGGAAAGTTCGCGCATGCCCCATAGTTTGTTCAGGGCCTTAGCGAATGGATTCTTGAAGATGAAGGGACCGTAGCCGTTGTGAATCAACTGAACAAAACCGCCGTCCATCACTTCTTCGTGCAGGATGTCCCAAGCCAAAAGTGTTATTTGGTCGTTGTTCAACTCAGTCATTGATTCAGCTGTCAACTCGCCGCCTATGGCTTCATGGATAGCGTTTACAAAAATACGGATAAAGGCATCCATGCCTTCAGAGGCAGCCTGGCGAAGTGCGTCATCGCTCACGAAAACATCTTTCATTACTCTATACAATATTATATATGTTTGCAAAAGTACTACATTTTCTCCGTATGGCAAAAAGTTTAGAACTTTTTTTAGCGTAGAGTGTAGAGTGGAGGGTCGGAAGTGTATAGTGTAGAGTGTAGGGTGTAGAGTTTGCTACCGCTCCGCAGGACCATCAACTATGAATTATCAACTATGAATTATCAACTATGAATTATCAATTATCAATTGTCAATTACGAACCTTGTAATTTGTCCTGCGGAGCGGTAGCAAACTCTACACCCTACACTCTACACTATACACTTCCGACCCTCCACTCTACACTTTTTGTAACAAAAGTGTTGGAAAATTTTGTTATTTCGTAACAATTTGATAATTTTGCGGTCTGAAACTTGAAAAAATCAAAGCCCCTCGACCTGTTTTCGTGTAAAACTGGTGTGGACTCATAAGACGACGGCTCTCGTGTTCAGGGCTGGCAGGGCCAAAGGGGAAATTATTAATTCAAAACAAAAAACAATTATGGCAGAAATGAATTTCGGTGGCGTTGTAGAAACTGTTGTCACCAGCAAGGAGTTCTCACTTGAGAAAGCACGTGAAGTATTGAAGAATGAGACCATCGCCGTTATCGGTTATGGCATTCAGGGCCCCGGACAGGCTTGTAACCTGCGCGACAATGGCTTTAACGTGATTGTGGGACAGCGCGAGGGAAAAACTTTCGATAAGGCTGTAGCCGACGGATGGGTACCTGGCAAAACACTTTTCTCTATTGAAGAGGCTGCTCAGAAGGGTACAATCCTTTGTATGCTCCTCTCAGATGCTGGTCAGATTCAGGTATGGCCCACTATCAAGCAATATCTTACTCCGGG
The sequence above is a segment of the Prevotella sp. E9-3 genome. Coding sequences within it:
- the metH gene encoding methionine synthase, producing MPTLKEIIKERILILDGAMGTVIQQYGLTEADFQGSIPLKYRNGSNAPVMMKGNNDMLCLSRPDIITDIHERYLKAGADIITTNTFNAQRISQSDYLLEEYAYKINLEGARLAHEAALRFSTEEKPRFVAGSVGPTNKTCSMSPDVSNPAARELTYDQLFEAYTEQINGLIEGGVDAILIETIFDSLNAKVAIDAALSSMKRKGKELPIMLSVTVSDLAGRTLSGQTLDAFLASIDSYPIFSIGLNCSFGARQMKPFLKELARRAPYYISAYPNAGLPNSMGLYDETPETMAPQIGEFIDEELVNIVGGCCGTTPDFIAQYVPLAKDAKKRHVPVARPENLWLSGLDLLELTPSIPFVNVGERCNVAGSRKFLRLIKEKNYDEAVSIARKQVSDGALVIDINMDDGLLEAKEEMVTFLNLIASEPDIARVPVMIDSSDWNVITAGLKCVQGKCIVNSISLKEGEEVFKSHARDVMRYGAAVVVMCFDEQGQATTYERRIEIASRAYRILTQEVGMQPQNIIFDPNILAIATGMEEHDAYALEFIRATNWIRQNLKGAHVSGGVSNLSFSFRGNNYIREAMHAVFLYHAIQAGMDFGIVNPATKVQYADIPQHQLEIIEDAILYRRTDAAERLTELSVAILEEQNKEKESATANPTENANDDLQNRLSIPVEERLQQALIKGIGDTLQTDLEEAITKYGRAVDIIEGPLMDGMNEVGKRFGAGQMFLPQVVKTARTMKQAVAILQPYIEAQKQEGATKAGKVLLATVKGDVHDIGKNIVAVVMACNNYDVVDLGVMVPAEQIVKKAIEEKVDIIGLSGLITPSLEEMVNVAKELRKAGLQIPIMIGGATTSELHVALKIAPVYEGPVVWMKDASLNAYTAARLMNEKEQMAKELDATYAHMRQEYAEEQQQLLSLEEARKNKLDLWKKQTL
- the smpB gene encoding SsrA-binding protein SmpB; translated protein: MNKEQEQLRKKSPVQIKNKKASFEYFFIEEFTAGIVLTGTEIKSIRAGKASLVDTYCTIINNELWVKGMSISPYFYGSYNNHEMKRDRKLLLTRREINRLASATKQTGYTIVPTLVFIDENGRAKMDLALCKGKKAYDKRQTLKEKEDRREMDRAMKIYK
- a CDS encoding DMP19 family protein, whose amino-acid sequence is MKDVFVSDDALRQAASEGMDAFIRIFVNAIHEAIGGELTAESMTELNNDQITLLAWDILHEEVMDGGFVQLIHNGYGPFIFKNPFAKALNKLWGMRELSKMLYDAHTLYNKYGSEIEKDCTDEEFMAMFEKYPEFDDFDDKFVECEEDWTEQIARYIDEHISNFAQVQ